From the Streptomyces sp. Sge12 genome, the window ATCTGCTCGTCCGGCTTGATGGTGTCGTGGTTGACGCCGTGGACGATGTTCGGGACGTCGCCCTTGCCCGGAGCGGTCAGCACGACCTTGTCGATGCCGGGGCGCAGGTGCTTGGACAGACCCTCGCGGTCACGCCACCTGCCCGTGTTGTCGATGAGGATGGCGTCCTTGATGCCGTGCTCGGTGTAGTCCACCTCGGACGGGTCGTTCGCGTAGATCACCTTGATGGCGTTGCCGTTGGCGATGATCGTGCTGTTCGCCTCGTCCACGGTGATCGTGCCCTGGAACTGGCCGTGGATCGAGTCGCGGCGCAGCAGCGAGGCGCGCTTGACGATGTCCTGGTCGCCGCCCTGGCGGACGACGATGGCGCGCAGGCGCAGGCCGTTGCCGGAGCCGGCCTTCTCGATCAGCAGCCGGGCGACGAGGCGGCCGATGCGGCCGAAGCCGTACAGGACGACGTCGCGGCCCTCGACGCGCTCGATCTTGTTCGCGCCGGTGGCGCCGGCGACGGCCTCGGCGGTGAACTCGGCCACCGAGAGGCCGCGGTCGTCGCTCTTGTAGTCCGCGGCGAGCATGCCGATGTCGATCTGGGACGGGCCGAGATCGAGCGTGGTGAGCACCTGCAGGAACGGCAGCGTCTCGGTGACCGAGAGCTCCTCACCGTCGATCTGCCGGGCGAATCGGTGGGTCTTGAGGATGCTGACCACCGACTTGTTCACCAGGGATCGGCTGTGGAGCAGGATCGTGACGTCCCGCTCCCGGTGCAGCTTCCCGATGATCGGGATCATCGACTCCGCGATCTCCTCGCGGTTCTTCCAGCTGGTGAACGAGTCCTCATTGACAGTCACAGGATTATCTTTCGAGCTAGGCGGTGCTCATATGCTAACCCGCCGCCATTTTGGTCACTTAAGCGGTACCCACCGTGTCGGGAACGGGCACTATGTGACATGAATTTGTACGTTTTTTCAATGGTTTGCCGCTAAAACCTGCCGCGGAGGCGCATGCCCAGGGGGCGGCCGTCCGGATCGACGAGCAGGTGGTGCAGCGGGGTCGCGAGCAGCCGCCGGGTCAGGGACAGCTCCGGGGACTCGTACGCGCGCAGCCGCCCCGGCGGCCGCGGACCGGGGCGGCCGTCAGCGTGCCAGGCGTCCAGGGCCGCGGCGCTCGCGGCGAAGGCCTCGAAGGCGGAGACCGGGTCGCACAGCCCGTCCACCACACCGGTCCCGGCTCCCGCCTCGGCCTCGACGTGCTCGCGCATGAGCTCCAGGCGCAGCTCGCGGGCGAAGGCCCGCGCGCCGTCCCCCAGCCCTGCCGGGTCGCTCGGCGGCCGCGGGTCCGGGTGCTCGTCGTACACGGCGCAGCCCAGCTCGGAATCGTGCGTCCACGAGCGGAGGTTGATGTTGTCGGAGCCGACGGAGGCCCATACGTCGTCGATCACGCACACCTTGGCGTGGACGTAGACCGGTGTTCCCGCCCGGTTCTCCAGGCCGTACACCGCGACCCGATCGCCGCCGGCCCGGCGCAGCTCGTCCAGGGCGGTGATCCGCCCGATCAGGTTCATCGGCAGGGTGAGCGGGCCGTCCTGATCCGGAAGGCTGGGGACGACCGCGATCACCCGCAGCCGCGGGTGATCGCGCAGCGCCCGGGCGAAGCGGGCCACCACCTTGGGGGACCACAGGTACTGGTCCTCCAGGTAGATCAGTGACCGGGCCCGGGCGAGCGCCTTGGTGTACCCGCGGGCGATGCTGCGCTCCCCGTCGGGGGCGAAGGGGTAGCCGGAGAGCAGGCGGTTCGGGTAGGTCCGCAGCAGTTGGACGGTGTGCGTGCCGCAGGGCGCCGGGTCGGGGGTCTGCGGGGGCAGCGGGTCCGCGCTGATGTCCTCGCGGTGCATCCGCTCCCGCAGCCGGACGAGCGGGCTGCGGCTGAGGGGGGCCGGGTCCTGCCAGCGCTCGCGGAAGACGGCCTCGACGTCACCCACGACCGGCCCGCGCAGGGCGAGCTGGACGTCGTGCCAGGGCGGGTGCGGCCCGTAGGCGCGGGCCAGGGGGAAGGACTGGCGGTCTCCCGCGTGCGTGGCGTCGTCGTTGCGATTGCGACAGAGGTCGATCCCGCCGACGTAGGCGACGTCCAGCTCCGGACGGCCGCGGTGGCGCAGCACCACCAGTTTCTGGTGGTGGGAGCCGCCGGGCCGGACCCGCATGTCGAGCAGGCACTCTCCGCCGGCCCGACCGAGTTCCTCGCCGAGGTGGAGGTTCTCTTCTTGGCTGAAGTGAAGGCTGTCCAGGTGGGACCGCCACAGCAGCCCCTTGACGACGACGCCGCGCTCGGCCGCCCGGCACAGCACGGAGCCGATCTCGGTGCCGGGCCCGGCCAGCCGCTCGTCGGGGTCGCCGCGCCAGTCGGTGAACATCAGCAGATCGCCCGGATCCATCGCACGGACGGCCGCGAGCAGTTCCGCGAAGTAGACGGCGCCGTGGACCAGGGGTTGTACGTGGTTGCCCGTGGACCAGGCCGTGCCGTCGGGGCGGCGCCGGTCCAGGCACGTCGCGGGATTGCCGCGTTCAGCGGGGAGCAGGAGCCAGTCGGCGTGTGTCACGGCATCGGCTCCCCACCTGCGCGCTACCGGGAGTGACGGCGGTCATGTGGTCCTCCGATCGCGCCGGTGCACCGCAGTTTCAGGCTAGCCGCACCCGGGCCGCGCGGCCCGCTCAGCCGACGGGTTCCACGGAGGCACCCCGGCCGGCCGGGGCCTGCGGGGCGGCTCCCCCGCGGGCGCCGCGCGTGCCGCGGGTCCCGCGGAACACCACGTCGGCCATCCGCCGCTCGGGGCCGCCGCGGCGCAGGAACCGGTAGCCGAGGAAGGCCGCCGGGCCGAAGAACACCTGGGCCGGGACGAGGGTCGGCGCGTGGTCGGTGACCGCCGCGACGACGTGCAGGGTGGCCACGGGGGCCACGGCCCCGAAGAGCGTGACCAGCGCGATCCCGGTCCGCAGCCCGCGGGTCCCGTACGCCTTGCAGGCGGTGGTGGTGAACAGGGCGTAGGCCAGCAGGTCGCCCATGCCGACCACGGCGCCCAGGTCCTCCCCGATGCGCAGGCCCGCGGCCGGGGCGTACGGGTATCCCTGGACGGCGTCGGACAGTTCCTGGGTCAGCGGGACGACCCAGGCGAAGAAGGCGTCGTACGCGGTGAGCGCGAGGAGGAACCACGCGACGTTCTTCAGCCGCATGCCGCCCTGCACGTTGAGGTTGGTGGCGGAGACGACGATCAGTACGACGACGACGCTGTTCGCCACCCAGTACGGGGGCGCGGTCTCGCCGAAGGCCGTGTGGCAGACGAGCACGCTCGCGATCAGCAGGGCGATCAGCGCCCACCGCAGTCGGCCGTTGCCGATCAGGGGCTGGTAGCCCACCGACAGCCCACCCGCGAAGACCAGGGCGAGCACCACCGGCAGCACCGCTCCCGGCAGGGTCAGGTAGATGTACGGCAGCGCCAGGACGAAGCCCATCATCATGAAGATGTCACTGCCGTTGAAGACGCCGACGGGCGGCCTCGGGGTGCGCACGGCACGGAAGTAGGCGATCGCGCCCACGCACACGCCGAGCGCCAGGGCGATGGTGACCGCGAGCTGGAAGAAGACCGTCATGCGTGGCTCCGGGTGAAGGTGTGCTCCAACAGGTCGCAGCGGAGGGGGAAGAGGCGCGCCGCCTCCTCGTCGTCCACCGGCAGGACCGTGACGCGGGCGTCGATGTCCTGGGCCCGCAGCCGCTCGGCCACCTCCGCCTCGGTGACCTCCTTGGAGGCGACCTCCACGTGGAGCCGGCCGTCGGCCCCGACCTCGGCCCGGTGGCGCAGCGGCCAGGGCAGGCCGGGGGTGCCGTCCAGCGCCTCCAGGATGTCGCGCGGGGTCACCAGGCCCTCGGTGGTGCGGTGCAGCGTGCCCGCCTTGCCGAGGATGTGGGAGACGGCGGGTACGGCCGCCAGCTCGCAGTCCGGTTCGCCGTCCAGGGTGCGGACCACGTCGCCGGTGTTGTAGCGCAGGACCGGCATGCACTCGCGGTAGGGGAAGTAGGGCGTGACCGTCAGTTCGCCGAGCCGTCCGGGCCCGGCGGGTTCGCCGGTCGCCAGGTCGAGGACCTCGGTGTAGCCCATGTTGGGGTCGATGTGGAGGTGCCGCTTGCCGCAGGTGCGGCCGCCGACCGGCAGCAGCTCGGTCATCCCGAACGCGTCGCCGACGGTCTTGGCCCCGAACGTCTCGCGCAGGGCGTCCGAGAGGCTCCGCGACAGCATCTCCCCGCCTGCGTAGATCGCACGCAGTCCGAAGTCGTCGGGCCCGTACCCGCGTCGGCGTGCGGCGGTGACCATCTGTCCGAGGTAACTGGGGTTGCCGGTGAGGATGGTGGGCCGGATGCCGCCGACCGGGGTGAGCAGGTGCTCGACCGACTCCTCCGGCGGGATCTGTCCCACGACGTGGCACGAGGCGTTGGCGAGCCGGCACACCTCGACGTCCTCCTGCACGGCGGCCGTCGCCCGCGAGCTGAGGTTGATCTGCATGCGGTCACCGGGCCCGAGATCGCCGCGCAGCACCAGGGACAGCGCGATCAGCGCGGGCCAGAGTTCCATCTCGTAGCGGGAGAGCCAGATCTGCACGGGGCGGCCGGTGGTGCCGGTGGTCTGGGTCGCCAGGTAGGGGGTGCTGCACAGGAAGTCGGCGGGCCGTGCGATGAGATCGGCCTTGCGGGTCACCGGGATCCGGGTGAGCGTCTCGGCGGTCAGGCCGTCGAGGTCGATGCCGGCGAGCCGCTCCCGGTAGAAGGGGGAGTGCTTGGCCAGTCGGCGCACGGTCCGCTGGAGCGCGCGGTTCTGCAGGTCCCGGCGCTCGTCGGGGTCGGCGAACGGCCCGTCGGCCAGTTCGTCCACGTCGTCGCCGAGGGAGCCGAACTCCTCGAGCGTCAGGAGGGCGTCGGCGACCAGTCGCTCGACGGCCCGTACGTTCAGCCGCCGGCCGAACACCATCGCCATGGCCACCCGTACCTGGCGGACACCGGTCTCCAGCACTCATACCTCCCTGGGGCGTGGCGAAGGGGTGGGAGCGGCGTACCGCTCCCACCCCTCACTTCTTCGTCAGCTGGCGGAACAGGTGGCGAAGAAGACCGCCGTCATGGCGCCCATGACGTACTTGAACTGCTTGGCGCTCGTCTTGATCGCGCTCATCGGATCCTCCTTGTTTCGTTCCGGGCGGACGGTGCTCCGGGCTCCCCTGAGGTCGCCGTAACGTTCCGTCACTTGGACGAGAACACACTGGCGCGATCGCAACACAGGGGCAATGATCTGGTCCATTCAACGGACCGGTGAACGGGGGACGGCACCACCGTTACCTCCAACGATCCGGGACGAACGGGGAGTTCTGGACCCATCCGACCGATGGGGCCAGAGGTGAAAGGGGGACCGCCCATGGCCAGATCCGGTGCAGAGGGGCGGGGCGTGCTCGAGGGTGCGTTCGCGTTGATGGAAGTGCTCGCGCAGGGCGAGGAAGTCGGCCTGACCCGCCTGGCGACCGACGCCGAACTCCCGAAGGCCACCGCCCACCGGCTGTTGGGGCAGCTGGTGGCACTGGGCGCGGTGCAGAGCCGCGCCGGCCGCTATCGTCTCGGGGCCCGGACCTTCCGGCTGGGACAGGCATGGCATCCCGCGCGTGCGCTGCGCGTGGCATCGGCCCGGCCGCTGCGTGAGCTCGCCTCCGCGAGCGGCCGGGTCAGTCTCAGCCTGTCGGTGGCGGAGGCGGGGCAGACGATCGTGGTCGGGGGGCTGCGCGGCGAGGTGGACGACGTGTTTCCGCTGAGTTCGGGTGTCGTCCTGCCGCCCGGGAGCGCGGCCGAGCTGATCCTGGCGGGTTCGGCCCCGGTGGGCGAGCCGCCCGAGGGGCGCTCGGCCGCCTCGTGGGCCCGGGAGGTCGCGCAGGCCAGGGAGCGGGGGCTGGCCTTCGAGTACGGGCAGTGCGTGAGCTCGCTCTCGTGCGTATCGGCGCCGATACTCTCCGCGTCCGGGCAGGTGGTGGCCGCTGTGGCGGCGACCGCCCTGGAGGCCCGGCAGATCGCCCCGCTGGGTGAGTCCGTGGCCCGCGCGGCGGCGATGATCAGCGCCAATCTGGCGCGACGGCCGGCCGCCGGGGCCCGGCCCCACCGCGAGCGCCCCGACCGGCCGCCGGGCACCCGGGCCCCGCACCCGGTACCTGCCTAGGCAGCCCGGATCCCGACCGCCGGACGGTGGGGGGCCGTTTGCGGATTGGTCCGAAAGGGCCCCTCCGTCGGGCCGGAGTGCCGACGGAGGGTGACCGTGACACGCTGAATCGGGGGATCGCCGATCCTGGCGTGCCAGGTCGGCTCTGTCACCGAGGAGATCGACATGGCCAGTGACGCCAGCAGGCCCCGGACAAGCCAGCAGCCCAGCGCCTGGCACGCGCCCACATCGGGCACCACCATCACGGCGGGAGCCCTGATGGTCTTCGGCGGTGCGATGGCGATCTTCGAGGGGATCGCGGCGCTCGCCCGGGACGACCTGTTCGTCGTGACACGGCACTACGTGTTCGAATTCAGCCTGACGGGCTGGGGCTGGGTCCACCTGATCCTGGGGATCGCCCTCGTCATCGCCGGCTGCTCCGTGTTCACCGGAGCCCTGTGGGCGCGCTTCTTCGGCGTGGCCGTCGCCGGACTCGCGGCGATCGCCAACTTCCTGTGGGTGCCGTACTACCCCTGGTGGGCCCTGACCCTGGTCGCCGTCAACCTGTTCGTGGTCTGGGCGCTGTGCGCCGGCATGCACAAGGAGGCCGACGCGGGTACGACCGCCTGACCTCGGCCGCAGCAGCCGCAGCAGGCCCAGCAGGGCCGGGAACGATCGAAGGGCCGGTCCGGATTGCTCCGGACCGGCCCTTCGATCTACGACTCTTCCGAGTCGGGACGACAGGATTTGAACCTGCGACCCCTTGACCCCCAGTCAAGTGCGCTACCAAGCTGCGCCACGTCCCGATGCGCGCTGACCTGGGCTTTCCCCTGGTTGAACGCGCAGGAGAACGATACCGCACTTCGTGGGGTGGTCGCGCGCACCTTTTCCGCCTCCGGGCCCCCCGGGGCGTGTCGCGGCCCTCAGCCGGTGGCTCCGGTCAGCTCCGGATGGGCGGCGATCAGGCGCTTGGGCGCCGCCTGGAGCCAGGAGTCGATCAGGATGGAGCGCAGCTCGCCCGTGCTCTGCAGTGCCGCCAGCCGGACCCGGATCCAGGCGTAGTTGTCGTCGTGGCCGGCGCGCAGGAAGAACTTCTCCGGCTCCGCCGCGATCAGCTCGGCCCGGTCCTCCTTCGGGCACTTCACCCCGATCGTGGTGTCGTCGTCGGCCAGCGAGACGAAGATCTTCCCGCCGACCCGGAAGGTCGGCATGCCCCAGGCGAGCTTCTCCGTGCTGTCCGGGAGCGACAGCGCGATCAGGCGGACGTCCTGCGCGGTTGCGGCCATCCCCGAAACTCCTCTCCAGCCACCGGTGGACCCTTGTCCCGCGACCGTAGCGCCCGCCACCGGCCCTCGTGCTCACCCCCGCCGGTCCTCCCCCGGCGCCGCCCCGGGGAGCTGCCCCCGGTCCTCCCGTTCGTGCACCAGGGCCACCAGCTCCGCCGCGAGGGCCTTCACGGTGGTGAGCCCCTCGGTCCCCCACCGCCGCGGGACCACGTCCACCGCGCACACCGTGCCCAGCACGATCCCGCGCCGGTCCAGGAGCGGCGCGCCCACGTAGGACCGCACCCCGCTCTCGTCCACGACCGCATTGCCCGCGAAGCGCGCGAAGTCCCGTACGTCCTCCAGTACCAGCGCCCGCCGCCGTACCACCACGTGCGGGCAGTAGCCGTGGTCGCGGGCCAGCACCCGGGCCGGGTAGCCGCTGGCCGGGGCCTCGGCGGCGTGGTGCAGGCCGGCGAAGAACTGCCGCTCCTCCCCGACGAAGTTGACCCCCGCGTAGGGTGCGCCGAGCGTGTCGGAGACGCGGCGGGCGAAGGCGTCCAGTTCGGCGTCGGTACGCTCCCCGATGCCGAGCTCGCGCAGCCGGACGGCGCGCACCGGCGCCTCCCGGTCCACCGGCGTGAGCAGCAGGTGTCCGGTCGATTCGTAGTAGGTCATAACGGTTCCCCCGACTCCGAAGACATGCACAGCAGATGACGGACGAGGGCGGCCAGCGCCCCCGTCCCGGAACTGGTCAGGCGCGCGTCGCACCGTACGACCGGCACCTCGGGCCCGATCCCCACCGCCTCGCGGACCTCGTCGGGCGCGTAGCGGTGACCGCCGTCGAACTCGTTGACGGCGACGATGAAGGCGATGCCGCGCCGCTCGAAGAAGTCCACGGCGGGGAAGCAGTCGGCGAGGCGGCGGGTGTCGGCGAGCACCACCGCCCCGAGCGCGCCCGCGCACAGCTCCTCCCACAGGAACCAGAAGCGGTGCTGCCCGGGCGTGCCGAAGAGGTAGAGCACGTGGCGCTCGTCGAGGGTGATCCTGCCGAAGTCGAGCGCGACGGTCGTCGTGGTCTTCTCCTCGACGCCGTGCAGCGGGTCGGCGCTCGCGCCGATGCCGCCGATCAGCTCCTCCGTGCTCAGCGGTTCGATCTCGCTCACCGCGCCCACGAAGGTGGTCTTGCCCGCCCCGAAGCCGCCCGCGACCAGGATCTTCAGCGTCACGGGCGGGGGGCCGGGGGCGCGCCCGTGGGCAGGGCCGGCCACGGGAGCGGGGGTGTCACAGTCGTTTGCGCAGGCCATCGAGCACCGCCAGGAGCAGGGACCGGTCATCGGCGGCGAAGGAGCCGCCACCCGGGAACCGCGGCGCCTGCGCCATCAGGGCCCCGTGTTCCATCAGGTCGGACAGCAGCACCTTCACCACCACGGCCGGCAGCCGCAGCTGCCCGGCCACCTCGGCGACGGTGACGGTCGCGGAGCCCGCGCAGATCCGCAGGGCGAGGGTGTGCTCCGCGCCGAGCGGGACGCGCGGGCGCACCCCGGTCGTCGTCACCGTCGAGAGCAGGTCGAGCGCGACGCCCGGTCTGGTCCGCCCCCCGCTGGCCGTGTACGGGCGCATCACCCGGCCCGCCGAATCGTCGAGCCACGGTGTGTCCCGGCCCTTCGTGTGCGCCCCCGGCCCGCGGAGCCTCATCGCTCCGCGTCGGCGACGGGCCGCCTCGGCGGGGCCGCCAGGTACGGGCGGACGCTCTTGACCAGCATCGCCATCTCGTAGCCGAGCACTCCGGCGTCGGCGTCCCGGTCGGCGAGGACCGCCAGGCAGGTGCCGGATCCGGCGGCGGAGACGAAGACGAGCGCGGTGTCCAGTTCGACCACCACCTGCCGCACGTCGGCCCCGTCCGCGAAGCGGGAGCCCGCGCTGCGGCCCAGTGAGTACAGCCCGGACGCGAGGGCCGCCATATGGTCGGCGCTGTCGGCGTCCAGCCCGTACACGCAGGTCACGAGCCCGTCGGCGGTGAGGAGTACGGCGCTGCGCGTGTACGGCACGCGCTGCACCAGGCCGCTGAGCAGCCAGTCGAGGTCCGAGAGCCGGCTGCCGGTCTTCGTCGCCACTTCGCCGCCCATGGGGGTGCGCTCCTTGCTGAGGGGGTGGGGGGTCGGGGTCATGCCTGGTGCTCCGACTGGGCGAGCCCGTAGCCCCGTTGGAACGCGGCCATGAGGCCCGGGTCGTGGACGGGCTGCTCGGGATCCGCGGGCCGCCGGGGAGCGGGCGCCTCGCGCAGTTGGGGCGCGAGGTGCTGCTGGGCACGGCGCCGGGGCAGCAGAGGCCGGTCACCGGTGTCGTGCCCGCCGGGTGCGGGCGGGGCCGGGGGCTCCGGGGCCGACCAGGCCACCGCCCCGGTCGCCGGGCCCGGCGCGGGACCGCCCCGGGGCCCGGTGGCGGGCGCCGACCAGGCCATCGCCCCGGCGCCGGAGGGCGGATCGGACGGCGGGCGGCCGAAGGCGGGATCGGCACCGGTCCGCGGCGAGGGTACGGGCCCGGCCGCCGTGCCGGACCGGGGCGCGGGCAGGGGCGCCGGTTCCACGACGCTCACCGGTACGGGTGCCGGTACGGGCTCGGGCGCCGGACCCGGTACGGGTGCGGGGCGCGGCTCGGGCGCCGGCCCCGGCCCCGGCAGGTGCATCCGGACCGGCTCCAGCGGCCCGGCCGCGGCCCCCTGCCCGGTCCCCCACGAGGTGGCCCGTGAGCCCCCCGCCGCGTCGGCCGCGGTCGGTGCCTCGGCGCCCAGCAGTTCCTGCGGCAGCACCAGCACGGCGAGCACTCCGCCGTAGATGTTGGACTTGAGCTCGACGGCGATGCCGTGGCGGCGGGCCAGGGCCGACACCACGAAGAGGCCGATCCGTCCGTCGGCCAGCAGGTGCCGGACGCTGACCTGGTCGGGGTCGCCGAGCAGGGCGTTCATCCGGTGCTGCTCCTCGGCCGGCATGCCGAGCCCGCGGTCCTCCACCTCGACGGCGATCCCGGCGGTGACCCGCTCGGCGCGCAGCACCACGTCCGTGTCGGGGGCGGAGAACACCGTGGCGTTCTCGACGAGCTCGGCGAGCAGGTGCACCACGTCCGCGACGGCGTGCCCGCGGACGCTGCCGCCGGCCGGGGGCACGACCTTGACGCGGGTGTACTGCTCGACCTCGGCGACCGAGGAGCGGAGCACCTCGCTCAGGTCGACGGGCCGGGTCCACTGGCGCCGGGAGGCGGCGCCGCCCAGTACGGCCAGGTTCTCGGCGTGGCGGCGGATGCGGGTGGCGAGGTGGTCGACGTGGAAGAGCTGCTTGAGCAGGTCCGGGTCCTCGACCGTGTCCTCCAGGTCGTCCAGCAGCGAGATCTCGCGGTGCACGAGGGACTGGAGACGGCGCGCGAGGTTGACGAAGACCTCGACCTTGCGCTCGCTGTCGGACGGGGCGGCCGGTCCGGCCAGCCGCAGCAGGGTCGTGTGCGCCTGTTCGCGGGCGCTGCGCAGCTCCTGGGAGAGCAGCCAGAACTCGTCCAGGCCGGCGGGATCCCCGCCGGGCGGCGGGGAGCTCGGGCCGCCGCGCACCGGGCGGGGCGGGGTCTCGCCCCGGTCCAGCCGGTCGGCGGCGGTGCGCAGCTCGTGGCGGCCGCGCACGCTGGAGCGGCGCAGCGCCTCGCACCGGTCCCGTACGGCCTTGGCTGCGCGCTGGGCCCCGAGGAGGGCGGCCGCGAGGGCGCCCACCACGAGGAGGGCGCAGCCGGTGAGCACCGGCCACAGCCGGGCGTCGCGCTCGCCCGCTCCCCCGCCGAGCTGGAGGGTGAAGATCACCGCGGCGGCGCCGCTGAGCGCGGCGGCGAGCACGGGCAGTACGGCGGCGCGCACCAACAGGGGCCGTATCTGCCGGCCGGGACCGGTGACGGCGTGTCTCGACGGGGCGTGGCGGGCGGCGCGGAGTCCGGACATCTGGGTCCTCGGTACGTGGGGCCCGGCCACCGGCGTTCCCGGGGCCCGGTGTTGATCACCGAATACCCACGCTAGACCCCTCCGCCGCGCCCGGGAGTACCAGTTTGCGAACTTCGCGGGGGTGCTTCCCGCTCCCGGTGGAGCGCTCGTACAGCAGCCCGAATGCGCCGGTCGGGCCCTGCGGGCCGCCCCGGCGCCGCCCCGCGGCGGCCGCTGGGACCGGTCCGAACGGCCGCCGGCCGCCCCGGTGTGCCGGGGCGGCCGGACGCTTCGCCGGTGTGGCTCGCTACGACCCGACGGACTCCGGCTTCTCCTGTCCGCCGGCCGCCGCGGACCCGACGCGCGCCGCGGTCCCCGCCACTGACCCGGCTCCGAGCGGGGGCACGGACGACGGACCGTCGACCCGGCCGCCCGCCGTCGTCCCGGCGACGAAGGGCCGCCACCACGGGGTGTGGGGGGCGCCGGCGGCGCCGGGCTCGAACGGCTGGCCCGGGATCGGCAGCGCGATGGCCGCTCCGGCCCCCTCGGCCGCGGACAGCGTGCCCTCGCCCGGCTCGTCCCACGGGTGCAGGGCCAGGTTGAAGGTGCCCCAGTGGATCGGCAGCATCGTGCCGTGCGGGGTGCCGCCCTGCAGGTCGAGGTGGGCGCGCATGCCCTCCTCGGGCGTCATGTGGATGTCGGGCCAGTATTCCGAGTAGG encodes:
- a CDS encoding glyceraldehyde-3-phosphate dehydrogenase; translation: MTVNEDSFTSWKNREEIAESMIPIIGKLHRERDVTILLHSRSLVNKSVVSILKTHRFARQIDGEELSVTETLPFLQVLTTLDLGPSQIDIGMLAADYKSDDRGLSVAEFTAEAVAGATGANKIERVEGRDVVLYGFGRIGRLVARLLIEKAGSGNGLRLRAIVVRQGGDQDIVKRASLLRRDSIHGQFQGTITVDEANSTIIANGNAIKVIYANDPSEVDYTEHGIKDAILIDNTGRWRDREGLSKHLRPGIDKVVLTAPGKGDVPNIVHGVNHDTIKPDEQILSCASCTTNAIVPPLKAMDDEYGVLRGHVETVHSFTNDQNLLDNYHKADRRGRSAPLNMVITETGAASAVAKALPDLKAPITGSSIRVPVPDVSIAILSLRLGRETTREEVLDYLRDVSLHSPLKRQIDFTTAPDAVSMDFVGSRHASIVDAGATKVDGDNAILYLWYDNEFGYSCQVIRVVQHVSGVEYPTYPVPAV
- a CDS encoding phospholipase D family protein, giving the protein MTHADWLLLPAERGNPATCLDRRRPDGTAWSTGNHVQPLVHGAVYFAELLAAVRAMDPGDLLMFTDWRGDPDERLAGPGTEIGSVLCRAAERGVVVKGLLWRSHLDSLHFSQEENLHLGEELGRAGGECLLDMRVRPGGSHHQKLVVLRHRGRPELDVAYVGGIDLCRNRNDDATHAGDRQSFPLARAYGPHPPWHDVQLALRGPVVGDVEAVFRERWQDPAPLSRSPLVRLRERMHREDISADPLPPQTPDPAPCGTHTVQLLRTYPNRLLSGYPFAPDGERSIARGYTKALARARSLIYLEDQYLWSPKVVARFARALRDHPRLRVIAVVPSLPDQDGPLTLPMNLIGRITALDELRRAGGDRVAVYGLENRAGTPVYVHAKVCVIDDVWASVGSDNINLRSWTHDSELGCAVYDEHPDPRPPSDPAGLGDGARAFARELRLELMREHVEAEAGAGTGVVDGLCDPVSAFEAFAASAAALDAWHADGRPGPRPPGRLRAYESPELSLTRRLLATPLHHLLVDPDGRPLGMRLRGRF
- a CDS encoding phenylacetate--CoA ligase family protein; the protein is MLETGVRQVRVAMAMVFGRRLNVRAVERLVADALLTLEEFGSLGDDVDELADGPFADPDERRDLQNRALQRTVRRLAKHSPFYRERLAGIDLDGLTAETLTRIPVTRKADLIARPADFLCSTPYLATQTTGTTGRPVQIWLSRYEMELWPALIALSLVLRGDLGPGDRMQINLSSRATAAVQEDVEVCRLANASCHVVGQIPPEESVEHLLTPVGGIRPTILTGNPSYLGQMVTAARRRGYGPDDFGLRAIYAGGEMLSRSLSDALRETFGAKTVGDAFGMTELLPVGGRTCGKRHLHIDPNMGYTEVLDLATGEPAGPGRLGELTVTPYFPYRECMPVLRYNTGDVVRTLDGEPDCELAAVPAVSHILGKAGTLHRTTEGLVTPRDILEALDGTPGLPWPLRHRAEVGADGRLHVEVASKEVTEAEVAERLRAQDIDARVTVLPVDDEEAARLFPLRCDLLEHTFTRSHA
- a CDS encoding helix-turn-helix domain-containing protein; the protein is MARSGAEGRGVLEGAFALMEVLAQGEEVGLTRLATDAELPKATAHRLLGQLVALGAVQSRAGRYRLGARTFRLGQAWHPARALRVASARPLRELASASGRVSLSLSVAEAGQTIVVGGLRGEVDDVFPLSSGVVLPPGSAAELILAGSAPVGEPPEGRSAASWAREVAQARERGLAFEYGQCVSSLSCVSAPILSASGQVVAAVAATALEARQIAPLGESVARAAAMISANLARRPAAGARPHRERPDRPPGTRAPHPVPA
- a CDS encoding DUF7144 family membrane protein codes for the protein MASDASRPRTSQQPSAWHAPTSGTTITAGALMVFGGAMAIFEGIAALARDDLFVVTRHYVFEFSLTGWGWVHLILGIALVIAGCSVFTGALWARFFGVAVAGLAAIANFLWVPYYPWWALTLVAVNLFVVWALCAGMHKEADAGTTA
- a CDS encoding MmcQ/YjbR family DNA-binding protein: MAATAQDVRLIALSLPDSTEKLAWGMPTFRVGGKIFVSLADDDTTIGVKCPKEDRAELIAAEPEKFFLRAGHDDNYAWIRVRLAALQSTGELRSILIDSWLQAAPKRLIAAHPELTGATG
- a CDS encoding GAF domain-containing protein; the encoded protein is MTYYESTGHLLLTPVDREAPVRAVRLRELGIGERTDAELDAFARRVSDTLGAPYAGVNFVGEERQFFAGLHHAAEAPASGYPARVLARDHGYCPHVVVRRRALVLEDVRDFARFAGNAVVDESGVRSYVGAPLLDRRGIVLGTVCAVDVVPRRWGTEGLTTVKALAAELVALVHEREDRGQLPGAAPGEDRRG
- a CDS encoding GTP-binding protein, with the translated sequence MACANDCDTPAPVAGPAHGRAPGPPPVTLKILVAGGFGAGKTTFVGAVSEIEPLSTEELIGGIGASADPLHGVEEKTTTTVALDFGRITLDERHVLYLFGTPGQHRFWFLWEELCAGALGAVVLADTRRLADCFPAVDFFERRGIAFIVAVNEFDGGHRYAPDEVREAVGIGPEVPVVRCDARLTSSGTGALAALVRHLLCMSSESGEPL
- a CDS encoding DUF742 domain-containing protein, whose amino-acid sequence is MRLRGPGAHTKGRDTPWLDDSAGRVMRPYTASGGRTRPGVALDLLSTVTTTGVRPRVPLGAEHTLALRICAGSATVTVAEVAGQLRLPAVVVKVLLSDLMEHGALMAQAPRFPGGGSFAADDRSLLLAVLDGLRKRL
- a CDS encoding roadblock/LC7 domain-containing protein, whose product is MGGEVATKTGSRLSDLDWLLSGLVQRVPYTRSAVLLTADGLVTCVYGLDADSADHMAALASGLYSLGRSAGSRFADGADVRQVVVELDTALVFVSAAGSGTCLAVLADRDADAGVLGYEMAMLVKSVRPYLAAPPRRPVADAER